The proteins below are encoded in one region of Cololabis saira isolate AMF1-May2022 chromosome 11, fColSai1.1, whole genome shotgun sequence:
- the nars1 gene encoding asparagine--tRNA ligase, cytoplasmic isoform X2: MTTELIKAEVYVSDKSGSDQDGDGTQQKPFKTPLKALLFTGNEPFPTIYVDSQTEGERWAVISKTQMKNAKKAFNREQQKTDSKDKKETEDNERREKNLEEAKKITITKDASLPEPATVKIGQLEPKRGTRVKVFGWVHRLRRQGKNLMFIVLRDGSGFLQCVLSDKLCQCYNALVLSTESTVALYGIIKAVPAGKQAPGGHELHCDFWELIGLAPAGGADNLLNEESDVDVQLNNRHMLIRGENVSKILRIRSTVTQCFRDHFFSRGYYEITPPTLVQTQVEGGSTLFNLNYFGEEAFLTQSSQFYLETCIPALGDTFCIAQSYRAEQSRTRRHLAEYAHVEAECAFITFDDLLNRLEDLVCDVVDRVLKSPAAPLLYDVNPNFKPPKRPFKRMNYTEAIEWLREHDVKKEDGTYYEFGEDIPEAPERVMTDAINETILLCRFPAEIKSFYMQRCPEDKRLTESVDLLMPNVGEIIGASMRIWDHDELLAGYKKEGIDPSAYYWYTDQRKYGACPHGGYGLGLERFLTWLLNRHHIRDVCLYPRFIQRCRP; this comes from the exons ATGACGACGGAACTAATAAAAG CGGAGGTGTACGTGTCCGACAAATCTGGCAGTGACCAGGATGGCGACGGCACGCAGCAGAAACCCTTCAAGACTCCCCTGAAG GCTCTGCTGTTTACTGGAAATGAACCTTTCCCAACCATCTACGTTGACTCGCAGACCGAGGGAGAG CGCTGGGCAGTGATCTCCAAGACGCAGATGAAGAATGCAAAGAAGGCTTTTAACCGTGAGCAGCAGAAGACTGACTCCAAGGATAAAAAAGAG ACGGAGGACAacgagaggagagaaaagaaccTGGAGGAGGCCAAGAAGATTACCATTACCAAGGACGCCAGCCTGCCGGAGCCAGCAACG GTTAAAATCGGTCAACTGGAACCAAAGAGGGGGACAAGAGTGAAGGTGTTTGGATGGGTTCACCGTCTGAGGAGACAGG GGAAGAACCTGATGTTCATTGTGCTGAGAGACGGGTCTGGTTTCCTCCAGTGTGTCCTGTCGGATAAGCTG tgcCAGTGCTACAACGCCTTAGTGCTGTCCACAGAGAGCACCGTGGCCCTGTATGGCATCATCAAAGCAGTTCCCGCGGGGAAACAG GCGCCCGGTGGCCACGAGCTACACTGCGacttctgggagctgattggctTGGCTCCAGCAGGTGGCGCCGACAACTTGCTGAACGAAGAGTCTGATGTGGATGTGCAGCTGAACAACCGACACATGCTGATCAGAGGAGAGAATGTGTCCAAGATCCTCCGAATCCGATCCACCGTCACGCAGTGTTTCAGGGACCACTTCTTCAGCCGTGGATACTACGAG ATCACTCCTCCGACCCTGGTGCAGACTCAAGTGGAAGGCGGCTCCACGCTGTTTAACTTGAACTACTTTGGCGAGGAGGCATTCCTGACGCAGTCCTCCCAGTTCTACCTGGAGACCTGCATACCCGCCCTGGGCGATACTTTCTGCATCGCTCAGTCGTACCGCGCAGAGCAGTCTCGTACCCGCAGACACCTGGCTGA GTACGCCCACGTGGAGGCCGAGTGTGCCTTCATCACCTTTGACGACCTGCTGAACAGACTAGAGGACCTGGTGTGTGACGTGGTAGACAGAGTGCTCAAGTCTCCCGCTGCCCCGCTGCTGTACGACGTCAACCCG AACTTTAAACCCCCCAAGAGGCCGTTCAAGAGGATGAACTACACCGAAGCCATCGAGTGGCTGAGAGAGCACGATGTCAAGAAGGAGGATGGAACCTACTACGAGTTTGGAGAG GACATCCCAGAGGCTCCAGAGAGGGTAATGACTGACGCCATCAACGAAACCATCCTCCTCTGTCGCTTCCCCGCTGAGATCAAATCCTTCTACATGCAGCGATGCCCCGAGGACAAGCGGTTAACTGAATCG GTTGACCTGCTGATGCCAAATGTTGGTGAGATTATCGGCGCATCGATGCGTATCTGGGATCATGATGAGCTGTTGGCGGGATACAAGAAGGAGGGGATTGACCCATCTGCGTACTACTGGTACACTGACCAG AGGAAGTATGGCGCTTGTCCCCATGGAGGTTACGGTCTGGGTCTGGAGCGCTTCCTCACCTGGCTGCTGAACAGACATCACATCAGAGACGTCTGCCTGTACCCGCGCTTCATCCAGCGGTGCCGTCCCTGA
- the nars1 gene encoding asparagine--tRNA ligase, cytoplasmic isoform X1, which produces MTTELIKGVEQVCVAEVYVSDKSGSDQDGDGTQQKPFKTPLKALLFTGNEPFPTIYVDSQTEGERWAVISKTQMKNAKKAFNREQQKTDSKDKKETEDNERREKNLEEAKKITITKDASLPEPATVKIGQLEPKRGTRVKVFGWVHRLRRQGKNLMFIVLRDGSGFLQCVLSDKLCQCYNALVLSTESTVALYGIIKAVPAGKQAPGGHELHCDFWELIGLAPAGGADNLLNEESDVDVQLNNRHMLIRGENVSKILRIRSTVTQCFRDHFFSRGYYEITPPTLVQTQVEGGSTLFNLNYFGEEAFLTQSSQFYLETCIPALGDTFCIAQSYRAEQSRTRRHLAEYAHVEAECAFITFDDLLNRLEDLVCDVVDRVLKSPAAPLLYDVNPNFKPPKRPFKRMNYTEAIEWLREHDVKKEDGTYYEFGEDIPEAPERVMTDAINETILLCRFPAEIKSFYMQRCPEDKRLTESVDLLMPNVGEIIGASMRIWDHDELLAGYKKEGIDPSAYYWYTDQRKYGACPHGGYGLGLERFLTWLLNRHHIRDVCLYPRFIQRCRP; this is translated from the exons ATGACGACGGAACTAATAAAAGGTGTGGAGCAAGTCTGCGTGG CGGAGGTGTACGTGTCCGACAAATCTGGCAGTGACCAGGATGGCGACGGCACGCAGCAGAAACCCTTCAAGACTCCCCTGAAG GCTCTGCTGTTTACTGGAAATGAACCTTTCCCAACCATCTACGTTGACTCGCAGACCGAGGGAGAG CGCTGGGCAGTGATCTCCAAGACGCAGATGAAGAATGCAAAGAAGGCTTTTAACCGTGAGCAGCAGAAGACTGACTCCAAGGATAAAAAAGAG ACGGAGGACAacgagaggagagaaaagaaccTGGAGGAGGCCAAGAAGATTACCATTACCAAGGACGCCAGCCTGCCGGAGCCAGCAACG GTTAAAATCGGTCAACTGGAACCAAAGAGGGGGACAAGAGTGAAGGTGTTTGGATGGGTTCACCGTCTGAGGAGACAGG GGAAGAACCTGATGTTCATTGTGCTGAGAGACGGGTCTGGTTTCCTCCAGTGTGTCCTGTCGGATAAGCTG tgcCAGTGCTACAACGCCTTAGTGCTGTCCACAGAGAGCACCGTGGCCCTGTATGGCATCATCAAAGCAGTTCCCGCGGGGAAACAG GCGCCCGGTGGCCACGAGCTACACTGCGacttctgggagctgattggctTGGCTCCAGCAGGTGGCGCCGACAACTTGCTGAACGAAGAGTCTGATGTGGATGTGCAGCTGAACAACCGACACATGCTGATCAGAGGAGAGAATGTGTCCAAGATCCTCCGAATCCGATCCACCGTCACGCAGTGTTTCAGGGACCACTTCTTCAGCCGTGGATACTACGAG ATCACTCCTCCGACCCTGGTGCAGACTCAAGTGGAAGGCGGCTCCACGCTGTTTAACTTGAACTACTTTGGCGAGGAGGCATTCCTGACGCAGTCCTCCCAGTTCTACCTGGAGACCTGCATACCCGCCCTGGGCGATACTTTCTGCATCGCTCAGTCGTACCGCGCAGAGCAGTCTCGTACCCGCAGACACCTGGCTGA GTACGCCCACGTGGAGGCCGAGTGTGCCTTCATCACCTTTGACGACCTGCTGAACAGACTAGAGGACCTGGTGTGTGACGTGGTAGACAGAGTGCTCAAGTCTCCCGCTGCCCCGCTGCTGTACGACGTCAACCCG AACTTTAAACCCCCCAAGAGGCCGTTCAAGAGGATGAACTACACCGAAGCCATCGAGTGGCTGAGAGAGCACGATGTCAAGAAGGAGGATGGAACCTACTACGAGTTTGGAGAG GACATCCCAGAGGCTCCAGAGAGGGTAATGACTGACGCCATCAACGAAACCATCCTCCTCTGTCGCTTCCCCGCTGAGATCAAATCCTTCTACATGCAGCGATGCCCCGAGGACAAGCGGTTAACTGAATCG GTTGACCTGCTGATGCCAAATGTTGGTGAGATTATCGGCGCATCGATGCGTATCTGGGATCATGATGAGCTGTTGGCGGGATACAAGAAGGAGGGGATTGACCCATCTGCGTACTACTGGTACACTGACCAG AGGAAGTATGGCGCTTGTCCCCATGGAGGTTACGGTCTGGGTCTGGAGCGCTTCCTCACCTGGCTGCTGAACAGACATCACATCAGAGACGTCTGCCTGTACCCGCGCTTCATCCAGCGGTGCCGTCCCTGA